The following proteins are co-located in the Spirosoma montaniterrae genome:
- a CDS encoding RagB/SusD family nutrient uptake outer membrane protein gives MIPRNNTPVRMLRRAAMVSALLLTSSVFTECSEKALDIDNPNQLSPTLFWRNADDAEKALVATYGPLTTIMGWGRMMGAILTTLRGDDLNPFPAQEVNDVGTFAVASTDNRVLEGWGELNAIVARANQVIANVPAIQMNEARKKEILGEAYFLRAFAHFHLLNMWGNIPLITKPVNALEDILVPQAPAADVWASIKSDLRQAQSSLPAEPKDVGRATAGAATALLGKAHLYTKDWAAAATEFKKIVDGTQYRLVANYQDNFQAATNNNAESIFELQYQRSDTGNWGPSGTPNPWRGQAWEPDVAPKGYTSQASTTINRWVYDLFMKEKTITGAIDPRAFATMIWNYPGAKVYQDDFTKAFTGSDQNNVWVRKYLNFDRTSSLTPGSWAYPTNNRRMIRLADVLLMYAEAENEANGPSAAVYAAINRVRARATMPNIAPGLSQAAMREAIRNERVLELTAEGDRIFDLNRWGITADVFTRNPALRSNSGGQFQRNKNELLPIPQNDINTNPQLKQNPGY, from the coding sequence ATGATACCACGTAATAATACTCCGGTTCGAATGCTACGCCGAGCCGCTATGGTGTCGGCTTTGCTGCTTACATCATCGGTATTTACCGAGTGTAGCGAAAAAGCATTAGACATCGATAACCCCAATCAGCTTAGCCCGACATTGTTCTGGCGCAACGCCGACGATGCCGAAAAAGCCCTCGTTGCCACCTACGGTCCGCTTACCACCATTATGGGCTGGGGCCGGATGATGGGTGCTATTCTGACCACGCTCCGGGGCGATGACCTGAATCCTTTCCCGGCGCAGGAAGTGAATGACGTGGGCACCTTCGCCGTAGCCTCGACCGACAACCGGGTGCTGGAAGGCTGGGGCGAGCTAAACGCCATTGTGGCCCGCGCCAATCAGGTCATTGCCAATGTGCCTGCCATTCAGATGAATGAAGCCCGCAAGAAAGAAATTCTCGGTGAAGCCTATTTCCTGCGGGCCTTCGCGCATTTTCACCTGCTGAACATGTGGGGTAATATTCCGCTGATTACCAAGCCCGTGAATGCGCTGGAAGACATACTGGTGCCACAGGCTCCGGCTGCCGATGTGTGGGCCAGCATCAAATCGGATCTGCGACAGGCTCAGAGCAGCCTGCCTGCCGAGCCCAAAGACGTAGGCCGTGCTACGGCGGGTGCCGCCACGGCTCTGCTCGGTAAAGCGCATCTGTATACCAAAGACTGGGCAGCCGCTGCCACCGAATTCAAAAAAATCGTTGATGGCACTCAATACCGGCTGGTAGCCAACTACCAGGACAATTTTCAGGCGGCAACCAATAATAATGCTGAGTCGATTTTTGAGTTGCAATACCAGCGGTCAGATACTGGCAACTGGGGACCGAGCGGTACGCCCAACCCCTGGCGTGGGCAGGCGTGGGAGCCAGATGTTGCGCCCAAAGGCTATACCAGTCAGGCCAGCACTACTATAAACCGCTGGGTCTATGACCTGTTTATGAAGGAGAAAACCATTACCGGTGCCATTGACCCGCGTGCCTTTGCCACCATGATCTGGAATTATCCGGGAGCGAAAGTTTATCAGGACGATTTCACGAAGGCGTTTACGGGCAGCGACCAGAACAACGTGTGGGTACGTAAATACCTTAACTTCGACCGAACCAGTTCGTTAACGCCGGGTAGCTGGGCTTACCCCACCAACAACCGCCGGATGATTCGGTTGGCCGATGTGCTGCTGATGTACGCCGAAGCTGAGAACGAAGCCAACGGCCCGTCGGCGGCTGTGTATGCGGCTATTAACCGGGTGCGGGCGCGGGCAACCATGCCCAACATTGCGCCGGGCCTGAGTCAGGCAGCCATGCGCGAAGCCATCCGCAACGAGCGTGTGCTGGAACTGACCGCCGAGGGCGACCGTATTTTCGATCTGAACCGCTGGGGCATCACCGCCGACGTGTTCACGCGAAACCCGGCCCTGCGCTCGAACAGTGGCGGGCAGTTTCAGCGCAATAAAAACGAGTTGCTGCCCATTCCGCAAAACGACATTAATACCAACCCCCAGCTCAAGCAGAATCCGGGGTATTAG
- the fucP gene encoding L-fucose:H+ symporter permease — protein sequence MSNPYRTPLILITVLFFLWGFAHNLNPILIPHLKKACQLSDLQSSLIDSAFFIGYFVTAIPAGLLMKRYGYKAGILTGLLLFAVGAFLFYPAADTRVFGFFLLALFVIASGLTFLETAANPYVTVLGEPSTATQRLNLAQSFNGLAATLAPLVGGLFILSGRAISEADLAGMPPDQVDRLLDQEATAVQMPYIVIGVVVLLVAVLIWRTRLPDIAEPADELVSTDTNNLWQQRNLMLGVLAQFFYVGAQVCISSFFIRFVEQAAGIDEKTGAFYLSVALLGFMLGRFAGTALMRYVAPYKLLGIYSLINVVLLLVAVGTGGSVAVYALIGTEFFMSIMFPTIFSLSIYGLGPQTKVGSSLVIMAIAGGALFPVVMGRVSDISNIQTAYIVPALCFIVVFYFARKTTAREEITVQAAH from the coding sequence ATGTCCAACCCCTATCGGACTCCGCTCATTCTGATTACCGTTCTTTTTTTTCTGTGGGGTTTCGCCCATAACCTGAATCCAATTCTGATTCCACACCTGAAAAAAGCTTGTCAGTTGTCCGACCTGCAATCGTCGCTGATCGACTCGGCGTTTTTTATTGGCTACTTCGTAACGGCTATTCCGGCGGGGTTGCTTATGAAGCGGTACGGCTACAAAGCTGGTATTCTGACGGGGCTGTTGCTATTTGCGGTAGGCGCGTTTCTGTTTTATCCAGCCGCCGATACACGCGTATTTGGGTTTTTCCTGTTGGCTTTGTTTGTGATAGCCAGTGGATTAACGTTTTTAGAAACAGCCGCTAACCCCTATGTTACGGTGCTTGGCGAACCGAGTACGGCCACGCAGCGGCTCAACCTGGCGCAGTCGTTCAACGGGTTGGCTGCCACATTGGCTCCACTGGTTGGCGGATTGTTTATTCTGTCGGGCCGGGCCATCTCAGAAGCTGATCTGGCCGGAATGCCCCCCGATCAGGTCGACCGGCTGCTCGATCAGGAAGCAACTGCGGTGCAAATGCCCTACATCGTGATTGGCGTGGTGGTGTTGCTGGTGGCCGTGCTCATCTGGCGTACCCGCCTGCCCGACATTGCCGAACCTGCCGACGAACTGGTCAGTACCGACACGAATAACCTGTGGCAGCAGCGAAACCTGATGCTGGGCGTACTGGCGCAGTTTTTCTACGTTGGAGCGCAGGTTTGCATTTCCAGTTTTTTCATTCGATTTGTAGAACAGGCGGCTGGCATTGACGAAAAAACAGGGGCCTTTTATCTATCGGTGGCCTTGCTGGGTTTTATGTTAGGCCGGTTTGCCGGTACAGCTTTAATGCGGTATGTTGCGCCGTATAAACTGCTGGGAATCTACTCGTTAATAAACGTTGTACTGCTGTTGGTGGCTGTAGGCACAGGGGGGTCCGTGGCGGTGTACGCACTCATCGGCACCGAATTTTTTATGTCAATTATGTTTCCGACGATTTTTTCACTCAGCATCTACGGGCTGGGACCACAAACTAAAGTGGGTTCGTCACTGGTGATAATGGCTATTGCGGGTGGGGCCTTATTTCCTGTCGTTATGGGCCGCGTGTCTGACATCAGCAACATCCAGACGGCTTACATTGTACCGGCTCTGTGTTTTATCGTTGTCTTTTATTTTGCCCGAAAAACCACCGCCCGCGAAGAAATCACCGTGCAGGCGGCTCACTAA
- a CDS encoding UxaA family hydrolase: MKTYLKLEPTDTVLVALQDLPAGTPIVSNGHSFTLPRSIPAKHKFVLHDLTPGDPVTMYGVLVGKATQPIGQGEQITTFNLRHEAEPYSTDRRKPQPWLPPDVLRWQGRSFMGYHRSDGRVGTANYWLVLPLVFCENRNIQKLKDAFERELGYAQPDTYQQQVRAWRLQYETGASMANLPDAPAPAPKPYFANVDGIKFLTHEMGCGGTNQDSALLAALFAAYANHPNVAGLTVLSLGCQKTQYDDLLTEIQKRNPAFDKPILFFEQQQYGTEFAMLSDAIGQTFAALTETNKLTRQPAPLSKLVVGLKCGGSDGFSGISANPALGYLSDVLVALGGTTLLAEFPELCGVEQNLIDRCVSEEKARKFETLMREYAAKAEAVGAGFDMNPSVGNIKDGLITDAIKSAGAAKKGGTAPIVDVLNYTEIATQPGLHLVCTPGNDVLATTGKAAAGATIILFTTGLGTPTGNPICPVAKVATNTALAQKMPDIIDFDCGPIVRGEQTIGQSGDALLEYVIRLASGEVQTKAQQLGQDDFIPWQFGVSL, encoded by the coding sequence ATGAAAACATATCTTAAACTCGAACCGACCGATACGGTGCTGGTCGCCTTGCAGGATTTGCCCGCCGGAACGCCCATCGTCTCCAACGGTCATAGCTTTACGTTGCCACGAAGCATTCCGGCTAAACATAAATTTGTGCTGCACGATCTGACCCCCGGCGACCCGGTGACTATGTACGGCGTGTTGGTTGGTAAAGCCACGCAGCCTATCGGGCAGGGCGAACAAATTACGACCTTCAATCTCCGCCACGAGGCCGAACCTTACTCGACCGACCGGCGCAAACCGCAACCGTGGTTGCCCCCCGACGTGTTGCGCTGGCAGGGCCGCTCGTTCATGGGCTATCACCGCTCCGATGGGCGCGTAGGTACGGCCAACTACTGGCTCGTGCTGCCGTTAGTGTTCTGCGAAAACCGGAACATTCAGAAACTGAAGGATGCCTTCGAGCGCGAACTGGGCTATGCCCAACCCGATACCTACCAGCAACAGGTGCGGGCATGGCGATTGCAGTACGAAACGGGCGCGTCGATGGCGAACCTGCCCGACGCTCCGGCCCCCGCGCCGAAGCCGTATTTTGCGAACGTGGACGGTATCAAGTTTCTGACGCATGAGATGGGTTGTGGCGGCACAAATCAGGATTCGGCTCTGCTGGCGGCTCTGTTTGCGGCTTATGCCAACCACCCAAACGTGGCTGGGCTGACGGTGCTGAGCCTCGGTTGTCAGAAAACGCAGTACGACGACCTGCTGACCGAAATTCAGAAGCGTAATCCGGCTTTCGATAAGCCCATCCTGTTTTTTGAGCAGCAACAATACGGCACCGAGTTTGCCATGCTTTCAGACGCCATCGGCCAAACGTTTGCGGCCCTGACCGAAACCAACAAACTCACGCGCCAACCCGCTCCGCTCTCGAAGCTGGTAGTTGGGCTGAAATGTGGTGGTTCGGATGGGTTTTCGGGCATTTCGGCCAACCCCGCGCTGGGGTACCTCTCCGATGTGCTGGTAGCCCTGGGCGGCACTACCCTGCTGGCCGAATTTCCCGAACTCTGTGGCGTCGAGCAAAACCTGATCGACCGTTGCGTAAGTGAAGAAAAAGCCCGCAAATTTGAAACGCTCATGCGCGAGTACGCAGCCAAAGCCGAAGCCGTGGGCGCGGGTTTCGACATGAATCCATCGGTCGGCAATATCAAAGACGGCCTGATTACCGACGCCATCAAGTCGGCGGGGGCGGCCAAAAAAGGCGGTACGGCTCCTATTGTCGACGTGCTGAATTACACGGAGATAGCTACGCAGCCCGGTCTGCATCTGGTTTGTACGCCCGGCAACGACGTGCTGGCTACCACTGGCAAAGCAGCCGCCGGGGCAACCATCATTCTGTTTACGACTGGTTTAGGCACGCCCACTGGAAACCCCATCTGCCCCGTAGCGAAAGTGGCAACCAACACGGCTCTGGCGCAGAAAATGCCTGACATTATCGACTTCGACTGCGGCCCCATCGTTCGGGGTGAACAAACCATCGGGCAATCGGGCGATGCGCTGCTGGAATACGTGATTCGGCTGGCGAGTGGCGAGGTACAAACCAAAGCCCAGCAACTTGGTCAGGACGATTTCATTCCGTGGCAGTTCGGGGTGTCGTTGTAA
- a CDS encoding magnesium chelatase produces the protein MNYRSLKPSRLLTINTLGELKAAGYEPRSIKQELRDNLIERIKEKEVVFPGIWGYEETVIPDVERAILSMHHINLLGLRGQAKTRIARLMVNLLDEYIPVVAGSELNDDPLHPLSRYAHDLIAEKGDATPISWLHRSDRYTEKLATPDVSVADLIGDVDPIKAATLKLPYSDERTIHFGLIPRSHRCIFVINELPDLQARIQVSLFNILQEGDIQIRGFKLRLPLDIQFVFTANPEDYTNRGSIVTPLKDRIDSQIVTHYPKSISIGKKITMQEAIVKTEQKGMVKTNDLVADLIEQVAMEARESEYVDAKSGVSARMTISAYENLLSAAERRSLLNGEKETYVRIADLYGAVPAICGKVELVYEGEVEGPVIVAQNLIGKAIRNQFLNYFPNPEKAKKDKRGNPYKKITDWFGDGNTMDMLNDLTNRDYEARLRTIDGLDDVVDQYHSRLSKAEKLFMMEFALHGLAEHSMVGKTPMDTGQQFKDLLGSMFNPGKAFGDEDEEEDEDDKY, from the coding sequence ATGAACTACCGCAGCCTGAAACCATCACGCTTACTGACAATTAACACCCTGGGCGAACTGAAAGCCGCTGGCTATGAGCCTCGCTCGATTAAACAGGAACTGCGGGACAACCTCATCGAACGCATCAAAGAAAAAGAGGTTGTTTTTCCCGGCATCTGGGGGTACGAAGAAACGGTTATTCCCGATGTAGAACGGGCTATCTTGTCGATGCACCACATCAATCTGCTGGGTCTGCGCGGGCAGGCTAAGACCCGCATTGCCCGCCTGATGGTGAATCTGCTCGATGAGTACATTCCTGTTGTGGCCGGTTCGGAACTCAACGACGATCCGCTCCACCCGCTCTCGCGCTATGCTCACGACCTGATTGCCGAAAAAGGCGACGCTACGCCCATCTCGTGGCTACATCGCTCAGATCGCTACACCGAAAAACTCGCTACGCCCGACGTGTCGGTGGCTGATCTTATCGGCGACGTTGACCCGATCAAAGCCGCAACGCTCAAACTGCCGTATTCCGACGAACGGACGATTCACTTCGGGCTGATTCCGCGCTCGCACCGCTGTATCTTCGTCATCAACGAACTGCCTGATTTACAGGCGCGTATTCAGGTGTCGCTGTTCAATATTTTGCAGGAAGGCGACATTCAGATTCGGGGTTTCAAGCTGCGCCTGCCGCTCGATATTCAGTTCGTGTTCACCGCTAACCCGGAAGATTACACCAACCGGGGCAGCATCGTGACGCCCCTGAAAGACCGTATCGACAGTCAGATTGTGACCCACTATCCGAAGTCGATTTCCATCGGTAAGAAGATTACGATGCAGGAGGCCATCGTGAAAACGGAGCAGAAAGGCATGGTAAAAACCAACGACCTCGTGGCCGACCTGATTGAGCAGGTGGCAATGGAAGCCCGTGAAAGTGAGTACGTTGACGCAAAAAGTGGGGTATCGGCCCGGATGACCATATCGGCCTACGAGAACCTGCTGTCGGCGGCTGAACGGCGGTCGTTGCTGAACGGCGAAAAGGAAACGTATGTCCGCATCGCCGATCTCTACGGTGCTGTGCCGGCCATCTGTGGCAAGGTCGAATTGGTGTACGAAGGCGAGGTAGAAGGGCCGGTAATCGTAGCACAGAACCTGATCGGGAAAGCCATTCGGAATCAGTTTCTGAACTACTTCCCGAATCCTGAAAAAGCAAAAAAAGACAAGCGCGGCAATCCGTACAAAAAAATTACCGACTGGTTCGGCGACGGCAACACGATGGACATGCTCAACGACCTGACCAATCGCGATTACGAAGCCCGGCTCCGTACCATAGACGGGCTTGACGACGTGGTTGATCAGTACCATTCTCGCCTGAGCAAAGCCGAAAAGTTGTTCATGATGGAATTCGCGCTCCACGGTCTCGCTGAGCATTCAATGGTGGGCAAAACACCGATGGATACCGGGCAGCAGTTCAAAGACCTGCTCGGCTCGATGTTCAACCCCGGCAAAGCCTTCGGCGACGAAGATGAGGAGGAGGACGAAGACGACAAGTACTAA
- a CDS encoding FecR family protein: MTPPFASWQDLVTNDNFRRWVLKPDAESSAYWEAYLQQYPNQAETVRQAEQVVRQLAQATAPAYADTAEEQLVWQRIRQELDSKQTTGRVITFRPLRWLSVAAAASVLLALGWWQFRAVSTSNPQAYQPPVDKAATLMQERLNTSQQPLRLRLADGSTVVLQPKSQLTYPTVFSADSRVVFLTGEAFFEVEKRPAQPFLVYAGQTVTRVLGTSFRIKAYGYEPTVQVSVRTGKVSVYARPTTTAVARSDWKGVQLTPNQQAVFVTRTAHLRRELVPAPEPLPLATIPTELVFDERPVNEVLTRLEAIYGLTIDYNKAALANCTITTTFTNESLIKRLSFICQAIGATYTITDGQIRIESSGC; encoded by the coding sequence ATGACTCCTCCGTTCGCTTCTTGGCAAGACCTCGTTACTAACGACAATTTCCGGCGATGGGTGCTTAAGCCCGATGCTGAATCGTCGGCGTATTGGGAAGCCTACCTCCAGCAGTATCCTAATCAGGCCGAAACCGTTCGGCAGGCCGAGCAGGTTGTGCGGCAGTTAGCGCAGGCTACCGCGCCCGCCTACGCAGATACCGCCGAAGAACAACTGGTTTGGCAGCGCATTCGTCAAGAACTTGATAGTAAGCAGACAACGGGTCGGGTCATCACGTTTCGACCTCTGCGTTGGCTCTCGGTGGCAGCAGCGGCCAGTGTTTTGCTCGCGTTGGGCTGGTGGCAGTTTAGGGCGGTTTCTACGTCAAACCCGCAAGCCTATCAGCCACCCGTTGACAAGGCTGCAACACTGATGCAAGAGCGGCTCAATACCAGCCAACAGCCTCTGCGGTTACGGCTGGCTGATGGCAGCACGGTGGTGCTACAGCCCAAAAGTCAGCTTACCTACCCAACGGTATTTTCGGCTGACAGCCGAGTCGTTTTTCTGACGGGCGAAGCATTTTTCGAGGTGGAGAAACGTCCGGCCCAGCCTTTTCTGGTGTATGCGGGTCAGACCGTGACGCGAGTGTTGGGTACGAGTTTTCGGATTAAAGCCTACGGTTATGAGCCGACCGTGCAGGTATCGGTGCGAACGGGTAAAGTGTCGGTATATGCCCGCCCAACCACAACGGCGGTGGCGCGGTCTGATTGGAAGGGCGTACAACTAACACCCAATCAGCAGGCTGTTTTCGTGACGCGCACGGCCCATCTACGGCGCGAATTAGTGCCCGCTCCTGAACCATTGCCGTTGGCAACCATACCAACTGAACTGGTTTTCGATGAACGGCCCGTGAACGAAGTACTAACCCGGCTCGAAGCTATCTACGGACTAACAATCGACTACAATAAAGCAGCTTTAGCCAACTGTACCATCACGACCACGTTTACGAATGAAAGTTTGATTAAACGACTCAGTTTCATCTGTCAGGCCATTGGTGCCACCTACACCATTACCGACGGACAGATTCGTATCGAGAGTTCCGGTTGCTAA
- a CDS encoding SusC/RagA family TonB-linked outer membrane protein produces MQFVLLAALAGIAVAGPASAQEVLNRRVSLHVTAKPIKTVLAQLSKLTNARFTYSPTVIKANRPVTLDAVNQPLSIVLDLLLKPLDLTYQANDQEIVLVRVVGSTSVMSLPQPDFTTAVERAVTISGTVVDEKGSGLPGVSVVVKGTSQGTVTDPQGKYSLSVSGPGVTLVFSFVGYLSQEIVVGNQSTLNVSLTPNDKILEEVVVVGYGTQRRANVTGAIGSIKTSDINNITTANSSALIQGKVSGVRVENAGGAPGAGVSVIVRGTGTFGNDQPLYVIDGNITTSMDFLNPNDIESIEILKDASAAAIYGNRAANGVVLVTTKQGGTGQTRINFSAKVGIQGPTNRLDFMNARQYADYINQAADNDGQPRAPANTTAFNPAIDTDWQKLSISGSAPVQDYSLNLSGGNENAKFYISGQYFDQKGIVVNSGFKRYNFRANSTFTKGRFRLTEALSVSRAINRPNVYWGRERGEIPTIPVFNPANDGGFAGIDPVFNGLPRGINWYGLSFLNENRLTNDQVLGSLGAEYQIIDGLRYKLNLGLDYTVGNSFNYLPTFFFSTSQEAFNNVSRLDENNIRGLGTLIEHTLNYSKSFGKHSFDVLAGYTQQLNEFRSLGATGADFPTNSLRVIDASTVRVNATGDIQRSALQSVLGRINYNFAGKYLLSATLRRDGSSRFAEQNRFGTFPSISAGWRISEENFFPKNDVLNDVKLRASYGVLGSQNIGNYVTTSVLNINASYFFANGVRPGTALTNFANPNVVWETSRTTDIGTDLSFWNGKFTVVMDYYDRRSAGILTNLPIPVYGGVGSSIVKNAATIRNQGFEFAGTYNHRPGSNGLKYSITGNFSTIRNRVLALGEGVSPINGGTFTQESLQATRTDVGQPVGSFYGFVVDGIYQSQDQITADGRLNVRPGDFRYKDLNGDGRLNNSDRTYLGSPVPKFEYGAIFNASYRGFDLSMFIQGVQGNKIWNANKFKHLLDFGGNRLIDGLRAWTPQNTNTDIPRATLSDPANNRRSSSFYVEDGSYLRLRSMQLGYTIPNTLVKSLQLGGARVYVQGQNLLTFTRYTGYDPEIGRGGSPTQAAGLFGAGVDVGIYPQARSVFAGIDITF; encoded by the coding sequence ATGCAATTTGTTTTACTGGCCGCACTGGCAGGCATCGCCGTTGCCGGGCCTGCCAGTGCCCAGGAGGTTCTGAACCGCCGGGTTAGCCTGCACGTAACAGCCAAGCCTATAAAGACGGTACTGGCACAATTGAGTAAACTGACCAATGCGCGGTTTACGTATAGCCCTACCGTTATTAAAGCTAACCGGCCTGTAACCCTCGACGCCGTTAACCAGCCGCTGAGCATTGTACTCGATTTACTGCTGAAACCGCTGGATCTGACATATCAGGCCAATGATCAGGAAATTGTGTTGGTGCGGGTGGTGGGCAGCACGTCGGTAATGTCTCTGCCGCAGCCCGATTTTACTACTGCCGTTGAACGGGCCGTAACGATTTCGGGTACAGTGGTCGATGAAAAAGGCAGCGGGCTACCGGGCGTTAGCGTGGTGGTCAAAGGCACCTCGCAGGGAACTGTCACCGATCCGCAGGGCAAATACAGCCTAAGCGTGTCAGGGCCGGGCGTAACGCTGGTGTTCAGCTTTGTGGGCTACCTGTCGCAGGAAATTGTGGTGGGCAACCAATCGACGCTGAATGTTAGCCTAACTCCGAACGACAAAATTCTGGAAGAAGTAGTCGTGGTAGGCTATGGTACACAACGCCGGGCCAACGTAACGGGAGCCATCGGTTCGATCAAAACGTCGGACATCAACAACATCACCACCGCCAACTCCTCGGCACTGATTCAGGGTAAAGTGTCGGGAGTGCGGGTTGAGAATGCGGGGGGCGCACCGGGCGCGGGCGTGAGCGTGATTGTGCGCGGTACGGGTACGTTCGGTAACGACCAGCCGCTCTATGTCATCGATGGTAATATCACGACCTCCATGGATTTCCTGAATCCAAACGATATTGAAAGCATTGAGATTCTGAAAGATGCGTCGGCAGCGGCCATTTACGGAAACCGGGCGGCCAACGGTGTGGTGCTGGTAACAACCAAGCAGGGTGGTACCGGCCAAACCCGCATTAACTTCAGCGCGAAGGTGGGTATTCAGGGACCAACCAACCGGCTCGACTTTATGAACGCCCGTCAGTATGCCGACTACATCAATCAGGCCGCCGACAACGACGGGCAACCCCGCGCCCCGGCCAACACTACAGCCTTCAATCCGGCAATCGATACCGACTGGCAGAAGCTTTCCATTAGCGGTTCGGCACCCGTGCAGGACTACAGCCTGAACCTGTCGGGGGGCAACGAAAACGCTAAATTCTACATCTCCGGGCAGTATTTCGACCAGAAAGGCATTGTGGTCAACTCTGGGTTCAAGCGGTATAACTTCCGCGCCAACTCCACCTTCACAAAGGGCCGTTTTCGGCTTACCGAAGCTTTGTCGGTATCGCGGGCCATCAACAGACCCAACGTGTACTGGGGCCGCGAACGGGGTGAAATACCGACGATTCCAGTCTTCAACCCAGCTAACGATGGTGGTTTTGCCGGTATCGACCCGGTTTTCAACGGCCTGCCGCGCGGTATCAACTGGTATGGGCTGTCGTTTCTGAACGAAAATCGGCTCACCAACGATCAGGTGCTGGGCAGTTTGGGAGCCGAATACCAGATTATCGATGGCCTGCGCTACAAATTGAATCTGGGACTCGACTACACCGTTGGTAACTCGTTCAACTACCTGCCGACGTTCTTTTTCAGCACCTCACAGGAGGCATTCAACAACGTGTCGCGCTTAGACGAAAACAACATTCGCGGCCTCGGTACGCTGATTGAGCACACGCTCAACTACAGTAAATCGTTCGGCAAACATTCATTCGACGTGCTGGCGGGCTATACACAGCAGTTAAACGAATTTAGGTCGCTGGGAGCCACGGGAGCCGATTTTCCGACGAATTCGCTCCGTGTCATCGATGCATCGACGGTGCGGGTAAATGCCACGGGCGACATTCAGCGGAGTGCGCTCCAGTCGGTTCTGGGGCGGATCAACTACAACTTTGCGGGCAAATACCTGCTGTCGGCCACGCTCCGGCGCGATGGCTCGTCGCGGTTTGCCGAGCAGAACCGCTTCGGTACGTTCCCGTCTATCTCGGCGGGCTGGCGTATCAGCGAAGAAAATTTCTTTCCGAAAAATGACGTACTGAACGATGTGAAACTGCGGGCCAGCTACGGCGTATTAGGTTCGCAGAACATCGGCAACTACGTAACTACCAGCGTGTTGAACATCAATGCCAGTTATTTCTTTGCCAACGGCGTTCGGCCTGGCACGGCCCTGACCAACTTTGCCAACCCTAATGTGGTGTGGGAAACCAGCCGCACTACCGACATTGGTACCGACCTGAGTTTCTGGAATGGCAAGTTCACCGTTGTTATGGATTATTACGACCGGCGTTCGGCAGGGATTCTAACCAATCTACCCATTCCGGTGTACGGGGGCGTGGGCAGCAGCATCGTTAAAAACGCGGCCACCATCCGCAACCAGGGTTTTGAATTTGCCGGTACGTATAACCACCGGCCCGGCAGCAATGGCCTTAAATACAGCATTACGGGTAATTTCAGCACCATCCGCAACCGCGTGCTGGCACTCGGCGAGGGTGTTAGCCCCATCAACGGTGGCACATTTACGCAGGAAAGCTTGCAGGCTACCCGCACCGACGTAGGGCAACCGGTGGGCAGCTTCTACGGTTTTGTAGTCGATGGTATCTACCAAAGTCAGGATCAGATTACCGCCGATGGGCGGCTGAATGTGCGGCCCGGCGACTTTCGCTACAAAGACCTCAACGGCGATGGCAGACTCAACAACAGCGACCGGACGTACCTCGGTAGCCCCGTGCCTAAATTTGAGTATGGAGCCATCTTCAACGCGTCGTACCGGGGCTTCGATTTGAGTATGTTCATTCAGGGCGTACAGGGCAACAAAATTTGGAACGCCAACAAATTCAAACACTTACTCGACTTTGGCGGCAACAGGCTGATTGATGGATTGCGGGCCTGGACCCCGCAAAACACCAACACCGACATTCCCCGTGCTACGCTCTCGGACCCAGCCAACAATCGACGGTCGTCGTCGTTCTATGTCGAAGATGGCTCGTATCTGCGGCTGCGAAGTATGCAGTTGGGCTACACCATTCCGAACACCCTCGTCAAATCGCTGCAACTGGGCGGGGCGCGGGTGTATGTGCAGGGCCAGAACCTGCTCACCTTTACGCGCTACACGGGTTACGACCCCGAAATTGGACGCGGAGGTAGCCCCACGCAGGCCGCCGGGCTGTTCGGCGCGGGCGTCGACGTGGGCATATACCCACAGGCCCGTAGCGTTTTTGCCGGTATTGACATCACGTTTTAA
- a CDS encoding RNA polymerase sigma factor, whose translation MANHLSFSDDTSLWNAFRAGDCSAFEQLYYQHSRALLAYGKRLCADHALVQDAVQDVFVEVWKRRATLRDLGTVRFYLFRVLRNQLSEQLTTRTNPLLHPHALAEHAEDIGIPAIDLLITEQETSDRVQLRLRQCIEQLPQRQREALTLAFYHQFSHQEIAQIMAINGQSVTNHINRALHTLRELLTGVLWAMLMLHLLPIR comes from the coding sequence ATGGCAAACCATCTCTCGTTTTCAGATGATACATCGCTCTGGAACGCCTTCCGGGCGGGCGATTGCAGCGCGTTCGAGCAGTTATACTACCAGCATAGCCGGGCGTTGCTCGCTTATGGTAAACGACTTTGCGCCGACCACGCGCTGGTGCAGGATGCGGTGCAGGATGTTTTCGTGGAAGTCTGGAAACGGCGGGCCACCCTCCGCGATTTAGGTACGGTTCGGTTTTACCTATTCCGGGTACTGCGTAATCAGTTGTCGGAGCAGCTAACGACCAGGACCAACCCGCTGCTCCATCCGCACGCGCTGGCCGAACACGCAGAGGATATAGGCATTCCAGCCATCGACTTGTTAATTACCGAGCAGGAAACATCCGATCGGGTGCAACTGCGTCTGCGCCAATGCATTGAGCAACTTCCGCAACGGCAGCGCGAAGCCCTGACGCTGGCCTTTTACCACCAATTCAGCCATCAGGAAATTGCCCAGATTATGGCAATCAACGGCCAGTCGGTCACGAACCACATCAACCGGGCACTGCATACCCTGCGCGAACTGCTGACGGGCGTTTTGTGGGCAATGCTCATGCTGCATTTGCTGCCGATTCGGTGA